AATTCTTCGCATTTTTGTCGTTCTTCCCCATCTCCACATACTATAATTTTGTATTTTTTTTGTAAATTTTTATCTGTTTTTAAAAAAGCTTTCAATAAAAACAGTAATCTTTTGTTTTTGTCAATTCTATTAGGAAATAGGATTATATTTTGTTTTTTAGATTGAATTTTCTCAACGTAAAATGGATTGTAAATTTGTATGCAATTTTTAAAATTTTTAAAATAGCCCAAATCAAATTTTGTTAAAAGTACAACTATATTAGAAAGCTTGTAAGATAAAAATCTGAGTATTTTTTTCTTAATTTTTTTTATATTTTGATGATTTCCATGCTCTGAAATAATAACTTTTTTACCAAGAAATTTTGAAAAAATAGATATATACGGCATATTTAAATTTACAGTGCTTATTACAATATCTGGGTTAATGTTTTTTATTAACTTTTTAAAAAATAAAAAACGTCTGACATAAAACCAATCTTTTTTGAAATTTTGATTTGTAAAATTAATAGTTTTGATATCATTAAAAAAACCATTATTTTCATCATTTCTTATCAGTACTACCTCTACCTCGTATCCATTTTGTTTCAAAATATCATATAAAAAACGTGATACCTTAATACTTCCTCCAAAACTATTATGCCTAACAAATAAAGCAACTTTCATTAGTCAGATTGCCTCCATATTATTTTCTATTATTTTAGCTAAAAATTTAAATATTTAAAATTGCTTAAAACAAGAATTGAAAAAATAAAATAATATAAACTTGGAAATAAAAGGCTATGTGCCAAACATAAACGAATATTATGCAAAATCAAAAATTGTAGCTTTAACATTAATAAGAGAAGTGTAAAAAAATTGCTTTTCGGACCAGAGTAAATTTACAATTAGAATAAAAGTGAGCTTAAAGTTGCTCTTTTTCACTTTTATTTCTAATATAAATTTTATTATTTTTTAGACCAACAAAACTTAAGCAGATTATCTCTTAACACCTTTAATAAAACATAATATAGCTCTCTTGTATTTTTACTTGGCTCTGTTGTAATTAAATATTGAATTTTAAGCTTTATCTCGCTAAAATATCCATATTAAAAGTATCAATAAAGGTGGCAAAATGGCAACTTCAAACGCAGAGCTTGAAATTGTAAAACAACTTTTTAGCACTCTAAGTGCTGATGATAAAAAATCATTTCTAAAATCTATCAAATCAAAAGAAAAATCAGGGTCAAATTTTGCCTTTACAAAAGATATAAAAGAGTGTCCGCATTGTAAATCGGCCCATTTTACTAAAAATGGTAAAAATGGCAATTCTCAAAGATTTATTTGTAAGGATTGTTGTAAAACTTTTACAACTAGCAATAACACAATATTATTTGCCACTAAAAAAGATATGACAACTTGGAAATTATTTATTCATTGCTTAGTTGAAAAATATTCAATTAGAAAAACTGCTAAAATTTGCAACATAAACACTCATACAGCTTTTAACTGGCGACATAAAATTCTTGACGCACTACAAGAAATGCAAGAGAACGTAAAACTTGACGGCATTATTGAAGCCGATGAAACTTTTATGCCTATCTCGTATAAAGGTCATCACAAGGATTTTAATTTTCCACGTTCGGCAAAACATCGTGGCACGGCAAACACGAAGCGTGGTTTATCAAAAGAGTTAGTTTGCATACCTTGTGTTGTAAATTTAGATGGAAAGTCTATAGCAAAAATATCAAATTTAGGCAAACCAAATATTGTTAGTTTATCCAGAGTAATACAAGGTAGGATTGAACGTGAGAGTATATTTGTAACAGATAGTTTAAGAAGCTATTTAAAACTATCAAACGAAATGAGTTTAAATCACATAAGAATACCACGCAATAAACACTCTAATGGAAGTTTTAATATCCAAGTAGTAAATAATTATCACAGCTGTCTTAAATCAATGCTAGTGTATAATTTTAAAGGAGTATCTACAAAGTATCTTAACAACTATCTTGTCTATCATAATTTTGTAAATTTTACAAAGGAAACAAATTTGGAAAAAGAACAAATTTTATTCAAGCATATACTTGAAACTAATTGTTTAGTAAAGAGTGCGAATATAGTAGATAGACCTGCTGTGCCGTTGTTGGTGGCATAGAAACAAGGGTTAAAATGATAAGTAAAGCTTCAAATACCATAGAAAACTACAATTTTGATACACACATTGCAAAAAGTCAATATACAAATTTAGGACTAAATCGTAATTTGGGGCAATTTTTTAGCCCTAAAATTTTAGTTGATAAGTGTATTTCTTTGATAAAAAATAAAAATGGCAGAATTTTAGAGCCTAGTTGTGGTGATTTGGCATTTAAAAAATGTCTTAATGAAAATGCGGTTTTTATTGAGATTGATAAAAGTCTAGTTAAAGATAAAAGAGTTTTAAATATTGATTTTTTTAATTATCCACAAAGCGAAAAATTTGACACGATTATTGGCAATCCACCCTATGTGGATAATAAATTTTTAACTATTACTCATAAAACAGACATTAAAGTTGAAGCAAATTTATACCTTTATTTTATAGAAAAATGCTTTCATCATTTAAAAGACAATGGAGAACTTATTTTTATCGTGCCACGAGATTTTATAAAGCTTACTTCGGCAAGATACACAAATAATCTGCTTTTAAAATATGGAACTATCACGCATTTTTATGATTATGGTGATGAGAGATTATTTAGCGAAGCTTGTCCTAATGTTTGTATTTTTAGATATGAAAAAGGAAATTTTTCATACAAAACAAAGACTTTTAATGGTGAGAAATTTCTACTTATAAATGACGGAATAATCTGTTTTAGTGATACTTTAAATGTGCGTTCTTTGGGCGATTTTTTTGATATTAAAGTAGGTGCTGTCAGTGGTAAAGATGAGCTGTTTGTCAACGAAAATGGCGATGAGTTTGTTTATTCGCAGACTGCTAAAACTGGCAAACTAAAAAAGATGATTTATGAAAGATATGATAAAGAGCTTGAAAATTTTAAAGATATTTTGATAAATCGCAAGATTAAAAATTTCAATGAAAATAATTGGTGGGGCTGGGGTAGAGCTGTAAATTTTAGAGAAAATGAGGTTAGAATTTATGTAAATTGTAAAACTCGCAATAAAAATCCGTTTTTTGTAAGTGATTGTAAAAAATGGGACGGCTCTGTTTTAGCATTATTCCCAAAAGTGCCATTAAATTTGAAAAAAACAGTAGAGCAATTAAATTCGCTAGATTGGAAACAAATGGGCTTTGTGACTGGCGGTAGATATATTTTTGCTCAAAAATCATTAAAGGAAGCGATGATAGATGATAATATATTTACAAGATATGGTTGATTTTTTACGAGAAAATCCAGTAAGATTAATAAATGACAATGATGACGGTAGAATAAATTCTGCTACAAATGAAAATATTGTTTTGGATAAATTATCCACTAAATTTGATATAAATATACCACAAGTAAGGTGTTGGTATGATTTTGTAATGCCATTGCAGAACAAACTTTTTGTAAATGTGAAGATATCGGATTTATCAAATAACTCAGCTGATAATTGTAGCTCTAAACTTGGTATGGGGTATGCACTTTGTGGTATTGAAAATTTACCTATACACTGGGAAAAATTTCATCAAATATTAGCTAATGAACTAAAAACAGGTTACGATTATTATTTTTTAGTAGTTAATAAAAATAACACGAGTGATTGTTTTTGGACTTCGTTAAAGCGTATAAAAACGCTAACTTCAAATGGCAATAATTTACCATTTCAATGCGATTGGTCGCAAAATCGTGATTTTAGTAGTCGTAGCGAAATTGAAGCTACACGATATATCTTAAAAACATATATTGAGAGTTGGGATAAAAAGGCAAAGGGCTACCCTTTTATATTAAAGGAAATGCTAGTAAATAATAAGATTTTTGATAGCGAATGAAAAGCAATTTTATTAAATTAAAGTGCGATTTTGACACTTTTTATTTGTCAATAAATCAACGCTTTATTACAACAGAGCCTTTTACTTTTATTATATAAATTCATATTCTTTAATATGGAACAAGAAATTTCCTTTCTTTATCTTTTTAAATTTAGATAATCTATAGCGTACCTCCAAAAAAAATCTCAATCCAGTTTATATGGTTTTTATTATTGGCGAATTCATTTTTAGAATGGCACTCTACATCTTAGACAATGGTAAAATTAGATCTTCGCGCTGATACATAGTAGATGCCGCACCTTTTAAATACTGTTTTGGATATGTCATTGTTTCAAAATTTGAAGAAAAATAACTCCATTGCAGATTTTCTAGAGAGCCTATACGCATACCTGTTTCCATCAGAAAATATATAGCTATAGTTGTATTAATTGATTTTTCGGAATAATTTGCAAGTTGTTCTAAAAAATCAGATATCTCTACATCCTCAACTAATTTTTCATGATGCTTGATATATTTTTTGCCATAGTGTTAAAGTCATCATATCTAACTTTATCCATAGGAGAATTTTCTATTAGTTCGTGTTTGATGGCATAATCAAAGATCATGCGAAATAGCTGATGAATTCTCTTAAGTGTGGCTAGCTTTCTTTGATGTTCAAGATTTACATATATTATGTATGTCTTTTTCGTTAATTTCGGATAGCTTTTTATTGCCTAATTGAGATATAGAGTTTTCACGAAGTCTTTTTCTATGAGTTTCAACTGTTTTAGGCTTGACATTATTAACCGATGAGTACCACGTCAATGCTTTTTCACAAGCTTGTGCGAATGATATATCAGGGGCTTTTGAGACAAATTCGCCACGCTTATGGGAATTAATTAGGGTTCTACATTTCTCTTCGGCTTCTGCAAGAGTAATTACACCCCATTCTCCTATGCTACGAATTACATTGTAGCCACCTATAGAAGTATATCTATACTTTATAGTTTTTCGGCCACTAGGTAGCACCTCAACCAAAAGTCCATTTGTACTATTAGGAATACGACTCTAACGGCTTTACCATTACCGTAGTATTCCAGATTGTTCAAAAAAGCCTCAGGATCTTTGTTTAACGGTCTTTTTGTGTTAGAATTATGTTTCATAACATTACCTTTGTATTTAATTTAAAAAATTAAATTTAGGTTTGTTATGTTAATGCAAACTCGTAAAATGTAATAATGTTTTACGAGCGAAAAAATTATTACATAAATTATTACACTTATCCTACCGAAGTAGATAAGTCTTTATGATATAATTTTTTCTAAAGTCCGACAAATTGGGACTATTTATATATAGTATTAATAACGTTACTTTAAAAAAGTAACAAATGGTGACCCATACGAGACTCGAACTCGTGTTACCGCCGTGAAAGGGCGATGTCCTAACCGCTAGACGAATGGGCCACTAAATTAAGCGGAAGTGCAATTTTATCTAATAAATATTTAAAATTAGCTTAATAGAAAGTATTTAATGAATAAATTTTTAAAAATAACGAATATATTTTTTATAATATTTATACTCACAGGCTGTGCGGGCTTGCAAACAAAAAGAGTTTCAAACACGTTTGCTATAACAATTCTATCTCCAATTATAAAAATAAATGATGTAGGCTTTCTTCATAAAACCTCAAATTCTCTAAATTTACAAATCTACAGCTCTGCAGTAAATTTGGCAAATATAAAAATTTCTGATCGAATTTGCGTCAGTGCGGTTTGTTACGAAAAAAAGGAGTTTAATAAAATATTTTTACTAAATGAGCACTATGATGAGTTTTTTAAAGAGATTTTAGAGAGAAAACCTATATACGATGGACAAAATTTAGTAACAAACGAGTGCGGGTTTAGTCAAAATCTAAGTAAATATTCAATACAATATGAAGTTTGCAATAATAATATTAGTTTTAACGATGCAAAAAATAGAATAAAAATAATAATAAAAGAGCTTGAATGAAATATATCGGTGCACATGTAAGTGCGAGTGGCGGAGTAGAAAATGCTCCGTTAAATGCAATGCAAATAGGCGCAAACGCCTTTGCGTTATTTGTTAAGAATCAACGTCAATGGAGCGCGAAGCCTTTGACGGATGAAAATATCTCAAAATTTAAAGAAAATCTAAAGTTATCTAAAATTTCACCGGATCATGTCTTGCCTCATAATAGTTATTTGATAAATTTAGGTCATTTTGATAATGAAAAACGTCAAATTTCAATAGATGCGTTTTTAGACGAAATTTCAAGAGTAGAAGAACTTGGTTTAAAAATGATAAATTTTCATCCTGGTTCACATCTAAAGGAAATTTCAACTGAACAATGTCTAGATAATATAGCCGAGTCTATAAATTTTTTGCTTGAAAATAGCCAAAATGTAAAACTTGTCATAGAAAACACAGCAGGTCAAGGAAGTAATCTAGGTTTTGAATTCGAGCACGTCGCATATTTGATTAAAAAATGCGTAGATAAGAGTAGAATCGGGGTCTGCATTGATACCTGTCACACTTTTTCCGCAGGATATGATATAAAAGATAATTACGAAAATGTCATGAGCGAATTTGATCAAATAATAGGCATAAAATATCTAAGCGCAATGCATTTAAACGATACAAAATTTGGTCTATCATCTAAAAAAGATAGACACGAAAGCCTTGGAAAGGGATTTTTGGGACTTGAAACATTTGAAAACATTATAAAAGACAAACGAACAGACGACATCCCGCTTATACTTGAAACTATTGATGAGAGTATTTGGGCGGATGAGATAAAAATTTTAAGAAATTTTATAAAATAGGAGAGCTATATGAAAAAATACTTACTGGTTTCTTTGGTGGCTTGTAGCCTTTTAAATGGTGCTGGATTTAAGGTTCCTGAACAAAGTAGCGACAGCGTAGCGCTTTTAAACTCAAATATTGCAACTAACTTTGGTCCAGATGCGGCCTATCTTAACCCTGCAAATATGCTATTTTTAGATGATCCTAGACATCAATTTGAAAGCTCATTTACATATTTTCAGTTAGACAATGTCAAATATACTCACTATAACGGTAAAAAATATAAATCAAGAAAATCAAAAGCCCTTATTCCAACCTTTCATTTTGTATCACCTGAATATATCGCAGACTGGAGATTTGGTATATCTTTAGTAGTGCCTGCCGGAATGTCAATGAGATGGAATGAGGATCTACCTAAAGCAACTTCAAAGAAATTTGATCTAAAAGTAATGGAGCTAAATCCTAGCGCAGCTTACAGAATCACCGACAACCTAGCCATAGGCTTTGGCTTAAGAGCCGTATATACTAGAGGAGAGGCTATTCAGGACGTAACTTCACCTCTTAAAGCTTATCAAGATATAAAAGGCGATGGAGTAAATTTCGGATATAACGTAGCTTTGACATATAAACCTATTGAAAAATTAAGCCTAGCAGCCACATATCGCTCAAAAGTAGATATGAAATTAAAAGGAGATACTGATATAAAAGCACCGGCTCATCCTTCAGGAGATTTTCCTGATGGCTCTTATAGCGGCAAAGCTAAATTAAACGTTCCGCTTCCAGCATCTTTAAATCTGGCAATTTCATATGAGATAAAAGATACAACCCTTATGTTTGCTTACGAAAAAACTTACTGGTCAGCATGGAAAGAGCTAAATTTCGATTATCCTGATGCTACTGCAACACACTCGCTTAACCCGTTTTTTAAAGCTTTTGATGAACCAAAAGTTAGAAATTGGAAAAACACAAACGCTTATCGTTTTGGTATAGCTCATAATGCTACTAGTAAGCTAAGAGTTATGGGCTCTGTAGTATTTGATGAAGCAGCCTCTTTAAGTAGCACAACAAGCTTTGATCTACCTGATACAAAGGCAACTACATACGGAGCTGGATTTAACTATAAATTTAGCGAAGATCTTGAACTTGGCATGAGTTATTTCTATCAAGACAGAAAAAAACGTGACGTAAAATACTATAGTGACAAACCTAACTATCCAAATGGAGCCTTTGAAAAAGGAAACGCTCAAGCTATAAATTTGGGTATAAAATATAAATTTTAAGGTATAAAATGAGTTATATTTATCAAAATTTTTACGAGATGCTTAATGAATCTTGCAAGAAGAATCCAAAAGGTGTAGTAATTTATGGTGAAGGATACAAAACTACCTATATTCAACTTAAATTTAGCATCGACAGAGTCGCAGCATATCTACAAAGTATCGGAGTAAAATTTGGCGATAAAGTAGCAATGGTAGTCTCAAATTCAGAAGAATTTCTAATAAGCTACTTTGCAATATCTGCAATAGGAGCTATAGCAGTACCTATAAATACATTTTTAAAGCATGAGGAATTTGAATATATACTAAATGATTGTGGGGCGAAAGTATTGTTCGCCTCCTCAAATCTCTCAAAAGAGGTTAAGGGGCTTGAAAGCAGGACAAATTTAGAAAAAATCATATGGATAGGCGAATTTGGCAAATACAATGAGTCAAACATAAGCTTTCTAACCGCTCTTAGCTGTAAAATAGATCTAGTCCTGATAAAACAACCTGTATTAAATGACTTAGCACATATAATTTACACTTCAGGCACAACAGGTAAGCCAAAGGGTGCAATGCTAAGCTATAAAAACGTATTTTCAAATATAATCGGGGCCACAAAGTGCTTTGATATCAACAAAAAAGATAGATTTATAGTCTTTTTACCTATGTTTCATAGTTTTACTCTCACCGTTATGGTTCTTTTACCTGTATTTACGGCAAGTTCGCTTGTACTGATAAAGTCTGTTTTTCCATTCTCGAATGTTTTAAAACAAGCTCTTTTAAAAAGAGTTACAGTATTTTTAGGGGTTCCTGCGATATACACGGCTATCGGCAAGGCAAAAATTCCATGGTATTTTAAATGGTTTAACTGCGTAAGGCTCTTTATCAGCGGTGCGGCTCCACTTGCAGAGCAAACCATACTAGACTTTAAAGCCAAATTTCCACGTGCTAAACTGCTTGAAGGATACGGTCTTAGCGAATGCTCTCCTGCAGTTGCGATAAATCCTATAGACATGCAAAAGGTTGCAAGCGTGGGTCTTCCGCTTCCAGGATATGAGGTAAAAATCGTAAATGACGAAATGATGGAAGTTGCAACTGGAGAAGTAGGAGAGCTTATAGTAAAAGGCGATTGCGTAATGCAAGGATACCTAAATATGCCAGATGCTACAGATGATACTATAATGAATGGATGGCTGAAAACCGGAGATCTTGGCAAGGTCGATGAAGATGGATTTGTATTTATCGTTGACCGTAAAAAAGATCTAATCATCTCAAAAGGCATAAACATCTACCCTAGAGAGATCGAAGAGGTGCTTTACAAAATAGAAGCTATAGAGGCAGCCGCAGTTGTCGGAATAAGAGATCAGCATGCGGACGAAGAGGTAGTGGCCTTTATACAGCTAAAAGAAGATATGCAAATAGACGAGAAAGATATCCGTATGCACCTTAAAAAACACCTTGCGAACTTTAAAATCCCAAAACATATACATTTTGAGAAAGAGCTTCCTAAAAATGCCACAGGAAAAGTCTTAAAAAGAGTACTCAAAGAGAGATTGAGGAGTGAAGCTAAGTGAAATATCTTCTCGATTTTATAAACTCAAAGAGTGAAAATTTAAATTTGATATCTCTAATAAATTGTAGCCCTAATGAAGCTGAAATTTTACGTTTTTTAAGCAAAAGCTATATTGACGGCAATGCCCAAAATAGCGTATATGAAGTTCTAAGGGCTATATTTGGAGAAGAGGATTATAAATTTTTATCACATCTAAAAGATATAAGATCGCTGATAGATAATGGCTGGCTTACACAAAATTTTAATCTATTTAAAACAACCGAAAGCAAGCCAAATCAATCGAATTTACTCACTTTACTTCACACGGAAATTTCACTCTCTGCGGCGTTTTTAAAAATTTTAGAAAACGGCGATGTTAGCATTAAAATGCCTGAGATTACGGCGTATGAGGATCATTTGGAGTATCTTAGAGATCAGTTTTTGCGCATTGAACTTTATGCGAGATTTGCTCTTTTTGATCCAAACAGCTCAAACGAGGCTAAAAATAGACTCGAAAAAGAGATCCAAACTCTTAACGAAACGATAAAAAAACGCCTAAATTTAACAAAAATCATCCTTGTCGTTGAGCAAATTTTTAAAGAAAATTCGCTTGATGAAAAGGAGCAAATTATATTTTTAGCTCTTTTAAAAGAGGAGTACGCGGGCGAATTTGACGGCTCTCGCGATCTAAATGCGCTTACTAGCATTTTGGGCGGCGATGAGTTTCAAAGGGCTAAAAACCGCTCACTTTTAGATGACGGATCAAGGCTTATTGAAAGCGGGCTGATTGATTACGACGAGGTTCTAAGCACGCTAGGGAACATAACGCGAAGCTTTTTTATAAACGATGACGTTTTACAGCGCATAATGCATCCAAAAAACGAGAAAAAAAGCAAGAAGCTTGAACTCGCAAGCATAGTTAAAGAGCAAGAAATTTTCGAGCTGATCGAGCCTGCGACAAGTATCGATGATGTGGTGCTAAACGATAAGACAAAAGAGCTTTTGGACGCCATTTTAAAGCAAGTTGACAAGAAAGTGTTGGCTCGCCTTTCAAGCTGGGGCATCAAGTCGCGCCGAGCTATAGACGTTAAGATCATCTTTTACGGAGCTGCGGGAACGGGCAAAACGATGAGCGCTATAGGGCTTGCAAAGAGCCTTAAAAAGATGGTTTTAAGCTTTGACTGCTCTAAAATTTTAAGCAAATATGTTGGAGAGAGCGAACAAAACGTGCGCAAAATTTTTGATACGTATAAAGAAATTTGCGCTAAAAGCAAGAGTGAGCCCGTATTACTACTAAATGAGGCCGATCAGTTTCTAAGCACAAGGACGGAGAGTTCAAGCGGGGCTGATAAGATGCATAACCAGATGCAAAATATCTTTTTAGAGCAGATTGAGAAATTTGAAGGCGTTTTGATAGCCACGACAAATTTCTTGCAAAGCCTTGATAGTGCGTTTTCAAGAAGATT
This Campylobacter sp. RM16192 DNA region includes the following protein-coding sequences:
- a CDS encoding glycosyltransferase; this translates as MKVALFVRHNSFGGSIKVSRFLYDILKQNGYEVEVVLIRNDENNGFFNDIKTINFTNQNFKKDWFYVRRFLFFKKLIKNINPDIVISTVNLNMPYISIFSKFLGKKVIISEHGNHQNIKKIKKKILRFLSYKLSNIVVLLTKFDLGYFKNFKNCIQIYNPFYVEKIQSKKQNIILFPNRIDKNKRLLFLLKAFLKTDKNLQKKYKIIVCGDGEERQKCEEFAKNNNINLEIKGYVPNINEYYAKSKIVALTSISEGLPNTLIESIFFECARISADCVSGPSELIDNNFDGFLIHVNDINDFSQKLEILMSDNEKIQYFCKNARLREDDFNPDKISKIWLENLKRVANENIAFYK
- a CDS encoding IS1595 family transposase, which codes for MATSNAELEIVKQLFSTLSADDKKSFLKSIKSKEKSGSNFAFTKDIKECPHCKSAHFTKNGKNGNSQRFICKDCCKTFTTSNNTILFATKKDMTTWKLFIHCLVEKYSIRKTAKICNINTHTAFNWRHKILDALQEMQENVKLDGIIEADETFMPISYKGHHKDFNFPRSAKHRGTANTKRGLSKELVCIPCVVNLDGKSIAKISNLGKPNIVSLSRVIQGRIERESIFVTDSLRSYLKLSNEMSLNHIRIPRNKHSNGSFNIQVVNNYHSCLKSMLVYNFKGVSTKYLNNYLVYHNFVNFTKETNLEKEQILFKHILETNCLVKSANIVDRPAVPLLVA
- a CDS encoding Eco57I restriction-modification methylase domain-containing protein; this encodes MISKASNTIENYNFDTHIAKSQYTNLGLNRNLGQFFSPKILVDKCISLIKNKNGRILEPSCGDLAFKKCLNENAVFIEIDKSLVKDKRVLNIDFFNYPQSEKFDTIIGNPPYVDNKFLTITHKTDIKVEANLYLYFIEKCFHHLKDNGELIFIVPRDFIKLTSARYTNNLLLKYGTITHFYDYGDERLFSEACPNVCIFRYEKGNFSYKTKTFNGEKFLLINDGIICFSDTLNVRSLGDFFDIKVGAVSGKDELFVNENGDEFVYSQTAKTGKLKKMIYERYDKELENFKDILINRKIKNFNENNWWGWGRAVNFRENEVRIYVNCKTRNKNPFFVSDCKKWDGSVLALFPKVPLNLKKTVEQLNSLDWKQMGFVTGGRYIFAQKSLKEAMIDDNIFTRYG
- a CDS encoding restriction endonuclease, translated to MIIYLQDMVDFLRENPVRLINDNDDGRINSATNENIVLDKLSTKFDINIPQVRCWYDFVMPLQNKLFVNVKISDLSNNSADNCSSKLGMGYALCGIENLPIHWEKFHQILANELKTGYDYYFLVVNKNNTSDCFWTSLKRIKTLTSNGNNLPFQCDWSQNRDFSSRSEIEATRYILKTYIESWDKKAKGYPFILKEMLVNNKIFDSE
- the nfo gene encoding deoxyribonuclease IV, producing MKYIGAHVSASGGVENAPLNAMQIGANAFALFVKNQRQWSAKPLTDENISKFKENLKLSKISPDHVLPHNSYLINLGHFDNEKRQISIDAFLDEISRVEELGLKMINFHPGSHLKEISTEQCLDNIAESINFLLENSQNVKLVIENTAGQGSNLGFEFEHVAYLIKKCVDKSRIGVCIDTCHTFSAGYDIKDNYENVMSEFDQIIGIKYLSAMHLNDTKFGLSSKKDRHESLGKGFLGLETFENIIKDKRTDDIPLILETIDESIWADEIKILRNFIK
- a CDS encoding OmpP1/FadL family transporter; translation: MKKYLLVSLVACSLLNGAGFKVPEQSSDSVALLNSNIATNFGPDAAYLNPANMLFLDDPRHQFESSFTYFQLDNVKYTHYNGKKYKSRKSKALIPTFHFVSPEYIADWRFGISLVVPAGMSMRWNEDLPKATSKKFDLKVMELNPSAAYRITDNLAIGFGLRAVYTRGEAIQDVTSPLKAYQDIKGDGVNFGYNVALTYKPIEKLSLAATYRSKVDMKLKGDTDIKAPAHPSGDFPDGSYSGKAKLNVPLPASLNLAISYEIKDTTLMFAYEKTYWSAWKELNFDYPDATATHSLNPFFKAFDEPKVRNWKNTNAYRFGIAHNATSKLRVMGSVVFDEAASLSSTTSFDLPDTKATTYGAGFNYKFSEDLELGMSYFYQDRKKRDVKYYSDKPNYPNGAFEKGNAQAINLGIKYKF
- a CDS encoding fatty acid--CoA ligase, which codes for MSYIYQNFYEMLNESCKKNPKGVVIYGEGYKTTYIQLKFSIDRVAAYLQSIGVKFGDKVAMVVSNSEEFLISYFAISAIGAIAVPINTFLKHEEFEYILNDCGAKVLFASSNLSKEVKGLESRTNLEKIIWIGEFGKYNESNISFLTALSCKIDLVLIKQPVLNDLAHIIYTSGTTGKPKGAMLSYKNVFSNIIGATKCFDINKKDRFIVFLPMFHSFTLTVMVLLPVFTASSLVLIKSVFPFSNVLKQALLKRVTVFLGVPAIYTAIGKAKIPWYFKWFNCVRLFISGAAPLAEQTILDFKAKFPRAKLLEGYGLSECSPAVAINPIDMQKVASVGLPLPGYEVKIVNDEMMEVATGEVGELIVKGDCVMQGYLNMPDATDDTIMNGWLKTGDLGKVDEDGFVFIVDRKKDLIISKGINIYPREIEEVLYKIEAIEAAAVVGIRDQHADEEVVAFIQLKEDMQIDEKDIRMHLKKHLANFKIPKHIHFEKELPKNATGKVLKRVLKERLRSEAK
- a CDS encoding ATP-binding protein, with the translated sequence MKYLLDFINSKSENLNLISLINCSPNEAEILRFLSKSYIDGNAQNSVYEVLRAIFGEEDYKFLSHLKDIRSLIDNGWLTQNFNLFKTTESKPNQSNLLTLLHTEISLSAAFLKILENGDVSIKMPEITAYEDHLEYLRDQFLRIELYARFALFDPNSSNEAKNRLEKEIQTLNETIKKRLNLTKIILVVEQIFKENSLDEKEQIIFLALLKEEYAGEFDGSRDLNALTSILGGDEFQRAKNRSLLDDGSRLIESGLIDYDEVLSTLGNITRSFFINDDVLQRIMHPKNEKKSKKLELASIVKEQEIFELIEPATSIDDVVLNDKTKELLDAILKQVDKKVLARLSSWGIKSRRAIDVKIIFYGAAGTGKTMSAIGLAKSLKKMVLSFDCSKILSKYVGESEQNVRKIFDTYKEICAKSKSEPVLLLNEADQFLSTRTESSSGADKMHNQMQNIFLEQIEKFEGVLIATTNFLQSLDSAFSRRFDYKIEFKKPDFAARLAIWRKVMPENASFEDGFDIKELAKFDLSGAQIMLVLKNTALKVAIRDDGIFTLKDFENEIKREISSAFDEEKKVGF